One segment of Coffea arabica cultivar ET-39 chromosome 7c, Coffea Arabica ET-39 HiFi, whole genome shotgun sequence DNA contains the following:
- the LOC113700159 gene encoding protein LIKE COV 2-like gives MADEKDATSVPLSQSVDEEDPENPVKSSPNSSNSSTRKACCFFLQSWVSKKFMTGCVVLFPVAVTFFVTWWFVQFVDGFFSPLYEQLGIDIFGLGFVTSLVFVFLVGVFVSSWLGATVFWIGEWIIKRMPFVKHIYSASKQISAAISPDQNTTAFKEVAIIRHPRVGEYAFGFITSTVLLQRDDGDEELCSVFVPTNHLYLGDILLVNSKDVIRPNLSIREGIEIIVSGGMTMPQRISPADRVARQNERIPLNRIV, from the exons ATGGCGGACGAGAAAGATGCCACGTCAGTGCCACTCAGTCAAAGCGTTGATGAAGAAGATCCCGAAAACCCAGTTAAATCTTCCCCCAATTCGTCCAATTCTTCCACCCGTAAG GCTTGCTGTTTCTTCCTTCAAAGTTGGGTTTCGAAGAAGTTCATGACTGGATG TGTGGTACTCTTCCCTGTTGCAGTTACGTTTTTTGTCACATGGTGGTTTGTTCAGTTTGTTGATGGTTTCTTCAGTCCACTATATGAGCAACTGGGCATTGACATTTTTG GACTTGGATTTGTCACATCCTTAGTTTTTGTCTTCCTTGTTGGCGTTTTTGTATCATCTTGGCTGGGTGCCACGGTTTTCTGGATTGGAGAATGGATTATCAAGCGAATGCCTTTTGTGAAACATATTTACTCGGCCTCCAAGCAAATCAGTGCTGCTATTTCTCCTG ACCAAAACACAACTGCATTTAAAGAAGTTGCTATTATCCGTCACCCACGTGTTGGTGAATATGCCTTTGGATTTATCACTTCCACAGTCCTCCTTCAG AGAGATGATGGAGATGAAGAATTGTGTAGCGTATTTGTTCCAACAAACCACTTGTATCTTGGTGACATATTGTTAGTCAACTCTAAGGATGTCATAAGGCCAAATTTGTCAATTCGTGAAGGCATAg AAATCATCGTTTCTGGCGGCATGACAATGCCACAGAGGATATCTCCTGCAGACCGAGTTGCTCGACAAAATGAAAGAATCCCTCTAAACAGAATTGTTTGA
- the LOC113699579 gene encoding ATP-dependent DNA helicase PIF1-like translates to MSKGVDRANVQIENNVVLANESGHRRYRSVDEIKQYLDCRYLSPIESCWKIFDFEMQRQYPSVIRLQYHLPDHQFVIFNDDNHFYDVLDRDHIHDTMLTKWFEINQSHVPARNLTFVEFPSKWTWKQNKRQWESRLQGRCIGRLPYAHSHSGEQYYLRMLLNKIRGAQSFEHLRTIDGVVHPTFKAACAALGLLDDDNEWNEALAEASTWASARKLRSMYCTILMHSEVTNPYALWQRHWKSMTDDLQYQIKRDMGNSQIRIDDGELQNLRLIELELILNKNGRSLRDFPPMPLPSFENAQFSMNRLIREELDYDFTSEQQLFDNLYAGLNEDQLKACELIMESYTHNHGGLFFVYGSGGTGKTYLWRTLITRVRSQRKIVLSVASSGIAAIFLPGGRTAHSRFKIPINLDESSSCLINTNSNLAKLIRETSLIIWDEAPMAHRHGFEAVDRTLKNILKLSENASEDCIFGGKLVVLGGNFRQILPIVSKGGREATVSVTIKESTIWDHCKVLHLKINMRVMNLRLPKTTCQQLMDFTNWLLSVGEGKVSAISLTEFGESNWIRMPSQFLIKNDSQSLMRLIDSVYPNLRDSYRNSTYLKERAILAPKNGDVDKLNDKMLSMLPGQSRTYMSADTFCNIEGDIVENMNPPEMLHSLNFPGLPNHFLELKEGTPIILLRNLNQSEGLCNGTRLVVTRMGDKLLETEVITGSNIGDLVLIHRISLTPQSTRSPFPIKRSQFPVKLAFAMTINKSQGQTLKNVGVYLPEPVFSHDQLYVALSRATSPDGLKILIVNRDDDPWDYIKNIVNREIFDSL, encoded by the coding sequence ATGAGTAAGGGGGTTGATAGAGCAAATGTTCAGATTGAGAATAACGTTGTACTTGCAAATGAAAGTGGTCATCGTCGTTACAGAAGCGTTGATGAAATTAAACAGTACTTAGATTGTCGATATTTATCGCCAATTGAGTCATGTTGGAAGATATTTGATTTCGAAATGCAGAGACAGTATCCATCCGTGATTAGATTGCAGTATCATCTTCCTGATCATCAATTTGTGATATTTAATGATGATAATCATTTTTATGACGTTCTTGATCGTGATCACATACATGACACGATGCTGACGAAATGGTTTGAAATAAATCAGAGCCATGTTCCAGCTAGAAACTTGACGTTTGTGGAGTTTCCGAGTAAGTGGACTTGGAAGCAAAATAAACGTCAATGGGAGTCCAGATTGCAAGGTAGGTGTATCGGAAGGCTACCATATGCACATTCTCATTCCGGTGAGCAATACTATTTGAGAATGTTACTGAATAAAATTCGTGGTGCACAAAGTTTTGAACATTTGAGAACTATTGATGGAGTTGTGCATCCAACATTCAAAGCTGCATGTGCAGCACTTGGTCTTCTGGATGATGATAATGAGTGGAATGAAGCTTTGGCTGAAGCATCTACATGGGCATCTGCCAGAAAATTACGCAGCATGTATTGTACAATACTTATGCATTCTGAGGTAACTAACCCTTATGCTTTATGGCAGCGTCATTGGAAAAGTATGACAGATGATTTGCAATATCAGATCAAAAGGGATATGGGAAACTCTCAGATACGCATAGATGATGGTGAGTTACAAAATTTGAGATTAATTGAACTCGAACTCATTTTGAACAAAAATGGTCGATCGTTACGAGATTTTCCTCCAATGCCATTGCCGTCATTTGAAAATGCTCAGTTTTCCATGAACAGACTTATAAGAGAAGAGCTCGATTACGATTTTACATCGGAGCAGcaattatttgataatttatatGCTGGTTTGAATGAGGATCAACTGAAAGCATGTGAGCTTATTATGGAATCATACACACATAATCACGGTGGACTATTTTTTGTGTATGGAAGTGGTGGAACGGGTAAAACTTATTTATGGAGAACATTGATTACTCGAGTCAGATCGCAGAGAAAAATTGTTCTTTCAGTTGCATCATCAGGCATTGCTGCAATATTCTTACCAGGTGGAAGAACAGCGCATTCACGTTTCAAAATTCCTATTAATTTGGATGAGTCATCAAGTTGTTTAATCAATACAAATTCTAACTTGGCTAAATTAATTAGGGAGACATCTTTGATAATTTGGGACGAAGCTCCAATGGCACATCGGCATGGTTTTGAAGCGGTGGATAGAACTTTAAAGAATATCTTAAAGTTGAGTGAAAATGCTTCTGAGGATTGTATTTTCGGAGgaaaattggttgttttgggcgGTAATTTTCGACAAATATTACCGATTGTTTCTAAAGGTGGAAGAGAAGCAACAGTATCAGTTACAATAAAAGAGTCAACGATTTGGGATCACTGTAAAGTACTGCATCTTAAAATAAATATGCGTGTAATGAATTTACGTCTTCCTAAAACTACGTGTCAGCAATTGATGGATTTTACAAATTGGCTGCTGTCCGTTGGTGAAGGAAAGGTTTCAGCAATTTCACTTACTGAATTTGGGGAATCAAACTGGATTCGGATGCCGTCGCAATTTCTCATAAAAAATGATAGTCAATCTTTGATGCGGTTAATAGATTCTGTCTATCCAAATTTGAGAGATTCATACAGAAATAGCACTTACCTCAAGGAACGTGCTATTTTGGCTCCAAAAAATGGTGATGTTGACAAGTTGAATGATAAGATGCTATCAATGCTTCCTGGTCAATCACGTACCTATATGAGTGCTGATACTTTTTGCAATATTGAAGGTGACATTGTTGAAAATATGAATCCTCCTGAAATGTTGCACTCTTTGAATTTTCCTGGTCTTCCAAATCATTTTTTGGAACTTAAAGAGGGAACTCCCATAATTCTTTTGAGAAATCTCAATCAGTCAGAAGGTCTTTGCAATGGAACACGGCTTGTCGTTACCAGAATGGGGGATAAACTTCTCGAGACAGAAGTCATAACAGGATCTaatattggagatttagtaCTCATACATCGGATCTCTTTAACACCACAGAGTACACGGTCTCCTTTTCCAATTAAAAGGAGTCAATTTCCTGTGAAATTGGCATTTGCAATGACTATCAACAAAAGTCAAGGCCAAACCTTGAAAAATGTTGGCGTTTACCTTCCTGAACCCGTGTTTTCACATGATCAACTTTATGTTGCTCTGTCCCGTGCTACTTCGCCAGATGGATTGAAAATACTCATTGTTAATAGAGATGATGATCCATGGGATTACATAAAAAATATTGTGAATCGTGAGATTTTTGACTCCCTTTGA
- the LOC140010544 gene encoding uncharacterized protein — protein MREFYAYRIQFRQNEGHTLLKGAKLFQQFIVDCYAAIEHYRLNFMKSHQSLLRADVYQGLADAVLAGDTDASAVGRRFVLPSSFSGGSRNMVQHFQDAMAICRTIGNPDLFITFTCNLSWPEIKQELTRISGQKVEDRPDITARVFRIRQKNISVIEFQKCGLPHTHITLTLAPEDKPLTTEHIDEIICAEIPDTNADPLAYDTVIRCMLHGPCGNAYPNAPCMVNGKCSKHYPKRFCSETTIDEDGFVLYRRRDDPSKRITINGFTFDNRWVVSYNRDLIVMFDGHINVTKVARPEITKYLYK, from the exons ATGCGTGAATTCTATGCGTATCGTATACAATTTCGACAAAATGAAGGCCACACACTTTTGAAAGGTGCCAAACTATTTCAACAATTCATTGTTGATTGTTATGCAGCTATTGAACACTACAGATTGAATTTTATGAAAAGCCATCAATCTCTATTACGTGCTGATGTATATCAAGGTTTAGCAGATGCTGTACTTGCTGGAGATACAGATGCATCAGCTGTTGGAAGGAGATTTGTTCTACCATCTTCGTTTTCGGGTGGATCCCGAAATATGGTACAACATTTTCAGGACGCAATGGCAATCTGTAGGACAATTGGAAATCCAGATCTTTTCATTACGTTTACTTGCAATCTCAGTTGGCCAGAAATTAAACAAGAGTTGACAAGAATATCAGGACAGAAAGTTGAGGACAGACCCGATATTACTGCTCGAGTTTTTCGGATAAGACAAAAAA ACATCTCTGTcattgaattccaaaaatgtGGTTTACCACATACTCATATCACTTTGACATTAGCTCCGGAAGATAAGCCCCTTACTACAGAGCATATTGATGAAATCATTTGTGCCGAAATACCTGACACAAATGCTGATCCACTAGCTTATGATACGGTCATCAGGTGCATGTTACACGGACCCTGTGGTAATGCTTATCCAAATGCTCCGTGTATGGTGAACGGAAAGTGCTCTAAACACTATCCAAAGAGATTTTGTAGTGAAACCACTATTGATGAAGATGGATTTGTATTATACAGACGTAGAGATGATCCAAGTAAGAGGATAACTATTAATGGTTTTACATTTGACAACAGATGGGTTGTTTCTTACAATCGAGATTTGATTGTGATGTTTGATGGTCATATCAATGTGACCAAAGTTGCACGTCCAGAAATCACTAAATATCTGTACAAGTAA